From Mya arenaria isolate MELC-2E11 chromosome 12, ASM2691426v1, the proteins below share one genomic window:
- the LOC128212146 gene encoding probable G-protein coupled receptor No9: protein MTQCCLLSEFNYVEMEGVDMPCLNGTVYQSDGNTQFVVAKTVLFSLIDLAVVLGNSLVIAAVFTTRKLRTVTNIFIVSLACADLLIGFAVLPFSISLEVDEWLWGQVWCSMWLAIDVWLCTASILSLCAISFDRYIAVTHPIKYPTIMSASRGRWLVASVWILSFVICLPPLLGWNDSSMHRKTSSTFLNELQRSFSLQNRSSLNQANMQDILPGPQQDIVFNLTEYI, encoded by the exons ATGACGCAGTGCTGTTTATTAAGTGAATTCAATTATGTAGAAATGGAGGGTGTTGACATGCCTTGCCTAAATGGTACTGTGTATCAAAGTGATGGAAATACACAATTCGTGGTGGCAAAAACCGTATTGTTTAGCCTTATAGATCTGGCTGTGGTTCTCGGAAACAGCCTTGTGATAGCCGCCGTGTTTACTACCCGAAAACTTCGGACGGTGACGAACATTTTTATTGTGTCGCTAGCGTGTGCGGATCTACTGATCGGGTTTGCGGTGTTACCATTCTCAATATCGTTGGAAGTGGACGAGTGGTTGTGGGGCCAGGTGTGGTGCAGCATGTGGCTCGCCATCGATGTCTGGCTGTGCACTGCCTCCATCCTCAGCCTCTGTGCGATCAGCTTTGACCGCTATATCGCCGTGACCCATCCAATCAAGTACCCGACTATTATGTCGGCGTCGCGTGGTAGATGGCTTGTCGCATCTGTTTGGATTTTATCATTTGTGATATGCTTGCCCCCTCTGCTCGGATGGAATGATAGCAGTATGCACAGAAAAACTTCCTCGACCTTTCTCAACGAGTTGCAACGCTCGTTTTCATTACAGAATCGTTCATCCCTAAATCAGGCTAATATGCAAGACATTCTCCCGGGACCGCAACAGGATATTGTCTTCAATCTTACTG aatatatttaa